A single window of Larimichthys crocea isolate SSNF chromosome XII, L_crocea_2.0, whole genome shotgun sequence DNA harbors:
- the LOC104929663 gene encoding C2 calcium-dependent domain-containing protein 4C has protein sequence MWLLEKLRSSVESSGTQSQPPQTVEAIPVSVYANVLTPEKIPDFFIPPKLICCPPEESLTPEPQHCTLRPSSSDHAICSQSPRARSSKNPCSPRLFSRLGNLQKSANRHIIQIESADEPGAGPADKVSVDVNTNADPQSQTAMSLPYVPKAQTSYGFSTLVESPHTRRKESLFHSDPCSPLTSPNSQRRSQGGTLLAPADPNPYRYFSGGESDTCSSAESSPFNSPLLSRSASLLRSITQETQAKVSRAKRSLARHSSLSTDDCSSADNSPNMQRRRMRCPPSPAFRGCKSSILRGAASDLLQREHTVNLHKGGTLRLSTHYDPEAARLRVRVLAAEALYDRQTDLKSINCCVALYLNPGKQQKQRSTIIKNSRNPVFNEDFFFDALPQSQVKSLAMKIKVVNKGTSLRRDVLLGEREVLLSELLAGL, from the exons ATGTGGCTACTGGAGAAGCTCCGTAGCTCTGTGGAGAGCAGTGGGACACAATCCCAGCCCCCACAAACAGTAGAGGCCattcctgtttctgtttatgcCAATGTCCTTACTCCAGAGAAGATCCCTGATTTCTTCATCCCCCCAAAACTGATCTGCTGCCCACCAGAGGAGTCTCTCACCCCAGAACCACAGCATTGCACATTACGACCCTCCTCCTCTGACCATGCTATCTGCAGCCAGAGCCCCAGAGCTAGGAGCAGCAAGAACCCCTGCAGCCCTCGCCTCTTTTCCCGCCTTGGAAATCTCCAGAAGTCAGCCAACCGTCACATCATCCAAATAGAGAGCGCTGACGAACCTGGTGCTGGACCTGCAGACAAGGTCAGCGTTGACGTTAACACTAATGCAGACCCCCAATCACAGACTGCAATGTCTCTACCATACGTCCCCAAGGCTCAGACCTCCTATGGCTTTTCCACCCTGGTGGAGTCTCCTCATACTCGACGTAAGGAGAGCCTATTCCACAGCGACCCCTGCAGCCCTCTCACCTCCCCGAACTCCCAGAGGCGATCCCAAGGGGGGACTCTTCTGGCCCCAGCAGACCCAAACCCTTACCGCTATTTCAGTGGTGGAGAGAGTGACACCTGCTCCTCAGCCGAGTCATCCCCCTTTAACTCCCCTCTCCTGTcccgctctgcctctctcctaCGCTCCATTACCCAGGAGACACAAGCCAAG GTCTCTCGTGCCAAGCGCTCCTTGGCACGCCACAGTTCTCTCTCCACTGATGATTGCAGCTCAGCAGACAACAGCCCCAACATGCAGCGCCGCCGCATGCGCTGCCCCCCCTCTCCTGCCTTTCGTGGATGTAAAAGCAGTATCTTAAGAGGGGCAGCTTCAGACCTCCTGCAGCGTGAGCACACTGTAAACCTCCACAAGGGGGGGACACTGAGGCTGAGCACTCACTACGACCCAGAGGCAGCTCGCCTGAGGGTGCGTGTGCTCGCAGCTGAGGCCCTTTACGACAGGCAAACGGACCTTAAAAGCATTAACTGCTGTGTAGCACTCTATCTGAATCCTGgcaagcagcagaaacagaggaGCACCATCATCAAGAATAGCAGGAATCCAGTATTTAATGAGGACTTTTTCTTTGACGCACTGCCCCAGTCACAAGTAAAGAGTCTGGCCATGAAGATAAAAGTAGTGAACAAAGGAACCAGTCTGAGGAGAGACGTGCTTCTAGGAGAAAGGGAGGTGCTGCTCAGTGAGCTGCTCGCGGGCCTCTAG